The Nymphaea colorata isolate Beijing-Zhang1983 chromosome 11, ASM883128v2, whole genome shotgun sequence genome includes the window acattttttgtcatttaatattaattcacacttttttctttttgtttttttttcaactattcATTTGCAAATAAAAGACCCTGGTTaaatgtgtgtgcatatatatgtgtaaatatatatataaaattgagtGAAGATTCTAGCTACCAAGAATCACCAAGCTGTCTAACTAAGATAATCTATATAAAGCTGATGAAGGGTTGGGAGAAGAACAATGATAATAGtgtaaaataatgaaaaatgccatcactttttttttttgcttggttttctctgtttttgcttgtctttcttttaacttttctcaTGTTGGATTAAATTATCTTGGTTAAATGGTTggatgattttgaaatatatatatatatatatatatatgtgcacatctttttttcttttttttttccaaagggAAAGAATGGCGTTTTGTTTAGAAAGAGTCCATGAGGATGCACGCCTACTTAGAAAGGATTAAATTTGTCAGATGTAAAGGTCGAGTTAATCATCAACAGAATTATCATGTTTCGAGTAATGGTCGACCATTATCTGTCAATACTGAGGAGGAAGAGTCATTCTGCCAAGACCATTTAGCATATTCGTAGGAGAGTGAGTTGGATGCCCGATGCATgcaacacacatatatatatatatatatatatatatatatatatatatatatgtatatatatatatatatatagtgtggtgggtattttggaaattatttaaaaaaagatgtCCTTTTTAGTAATTTAACTTTTTagaatttcttttattaattaGGACGTTCTTTGTCATTAACTATattaatgcatgaaaatttgGGTGTATACAACCTGCTTTTTATTCTTAGAGGTTTTTCGAGTGTGTCTCATTAAGAAGCTGGAGAATTTTGGTACGCAAACACTTGAGCAACTAATAACGTTGTCAATAATGATGAAATGATGGATAGCAAATTTAATACAGGGGGCCGACTCAGTTATGATTGGTAATGGCTCTCGGATTTCAACTAAGCGTATTGGTGATCTATCTATTCGTTTTAATGGCAGTTCTGTGAGAGGATTTGCATCGGATAATGACTGTGTTTTGAGTTATTCTTCGCCGACCAAAGATGCGTGACAGACTTTGAAGGGTTTATGGGAAGGCATTGTAGGAGGGTCAGAAAGCTTTTAGTTgttgttttcaagtgatgaagATTCGACTGCTTCACATGATATGTGGCATTGTTTCTGGTCATGCAAACAAAAAGTTTGTCACCTCTTTGAATTCTCATACTTTTGTTTGAGAAGATTTATGATTCGTGTCCAATAGAACAACCTTTCCCAATTAGAAGGCTAAAAGGAGAGGCGAAGCATTTATTGGAGCTTCACTGCCAAGTTTATGAATtacacaagaaaaatgaaaaaaacaactaaacTGACAAGCATACGAACAATCTGCACAATATAAGCAAAAATATGTTTCTCAAGCAAAGTTGAACCTTGGGTTTCaaaaggggttgtttggcaaataAAACACTTTACTTTATGAGTGTTAAGGCATATTTACAGATCGTCTATGCCTTAATCTTTGTAATAGATTGATAAAGATTCACAAATGTTCCAAATTAAAAGATGGGTAGAGGCTAATGATCAAAAAGGTGCCATGTTGAATGTAGGCACGGCGTTAGCTTCTTGCTCGGAGGTGATGCCAAAGAGCACCCTCGCCTTCTTTTCCAGCAGGACGCAGCCCCTTTTTAGCATCTTCATCCGCACGAACATTTGCAACGCCAGCAGGCTGTCCGATGCCGCTCCATGAGGAGGCACGTCTTCTCTCCACACGTTAATCGCCCTGGCCGAGACGTCGATCGTCCCGTCGTCGGCCACCGGGTGAAAACCCATCACCGCTGCCATGTCGTAGAACACCGGGAAGTAAATAGCCAGCAGCCTAAAGAATTCCTTGCGCTCAACCGGCAAGCCCTGAGCGCCGTGCTTCTCCCACCTCAGCAGCGCCGCGAAATCCAGTCCGCCTTTGAACACCACCCAATTGATCTTGTCTTTCATGAGCAAGCTGCAGCGCCAGATCTCGGCGGCCATGCGTGCCGGCTGGATTCCCTGTCTCCTCAACTGCTCGGCGTTAACGTTGCCGCAGAACTGCTCCAAGAAACGATCCTCCCTTTCCGGATTAATGGCTGCTTCTTCCAGCGGCATGAGATTGAACTCCCATACGCAGGGCCTCCCGCTCTCGCTGCAGCGTGGCAGCCTCCCTAGTTTGTCACACAGGGCAACTCCCACCTGCGCTATGTTCCTGAACCTGTTGGTCGCCTGCTGGAGGCCGGAATAGTTGGTGTCAGAGTCGCCCCACCCGTTTCCCGTTGGGATCCTTTCTCCGCATAGCATAAGTCGGGTGGTGAGGGAGACGAAGGGGTGAGCTATCATGGCCCTCTCCCTGATTATGCTCATCTCCACGTCGAAGTTATCTTTCCAGACGTGTTTGACGACAACATTGTTGTTAGACATGGCGGCTTTAATGATCTCGAGCAAACAGAACT containing:
- the LOC116264312 gene encoding probable CCR4-associated factor 1 homolog 7 encodes the protein MSNNNVVVKHVWKDNFDVEMSIIRERAMIAHPFVSLTTRLMLCGERIPTGNGWGDSDTNYSGLQQATNRFRNIAQVGVALCDKLGRLPRCSESGRPCVWEFNLMPLEEAAINPEREDRFLEQFCGNVNAEQLRRQGIQPARMAAEIWRCSLLMKDKINWVVFKGGLDFAALLRWEKHGAQGLPVERKEFFRLLAIYFPVFYDMAAVMGFHPVADDGTIDVSARAINVWREDVPPHGAASDSLLALQMFVRMKMLKRGCVLLEKKARVLFGITSEQEANAVPTFNMAPF